One region of Limnospira fusiformis SAG 85.79 genomic DNA includes:
- a CDS encoding fatty acid desaturase encodes MTLSIVKSEDSSSRPSAVPSDLRLRDIINTLPSDVFVQDRYKAWMTVIINVVMVGLGWLGIAIAPWFLLPVLWVFTGTALTGFFVIGHDCGHRSFSRNVWVNDWVGHILFLPIIYPFHSWRIGHNQHHKYTNRMELDNAWQPWRKEEYQNAGKFMQVTYDLFRGRAWWIGSILHWASIHFDWTKFEGKQRQQVKFSSLLVIGAAAIAFPTMILTIGVWGFVKFWVIPWLVFHFWMSTFTLLHHTIADIPFREPEQWHEAESQLSGTVHCNYPRWVEFLCHDINVHIPHHVTTAIPWYNLRTAYASLQENWGEYLYPECDFSWGLMKQVVDHCHLYDENNNYQSISDYKKSLAVIDN; translated from the coding sequence ATGACCCTATCAATTGTAAAGTCTGAAGATTCATCGTCACGCCCCTCCGCAGTTCCCTCGGATTTGCGCTTGAGAGATATTATTAACACCCTTCCTAGTGATGTGTTTGTCCAGGACCGATACAAAGCTTGGATGACAGTAATCATTAACGTTGTCATGGTGGGTTTAGGATGGCTAGGAATAGCGATCGCTCCCTGGTTTCTCCTTCCGGTGTTGTGGGTATTTACAGGGACCGCCCTCACCGGATTTTTTGTGATCGGACATGACTGCGGACACCGCTCATTTTCTCGGAATGTTTGGGTAAATGATTGGGTAGGTCATATCCTGTTTCTGCCGATTATATATCCCTTTCACAGTTGGCGTATTGGTCACAACCAACACCATAAATACACTAACAGAATGGAGTTAGATAATGCTTGGCAACCCTGGCGTAAAGAAGAATACCAAAACGCTGGTAAATTCATGCAGGTGACTTATGACCTTTTCCGAGGTCGCGCCTGGTGGATTGGTTCCATTCTACACTGGGCAAGCATTCACTTTGACTGGACAAAATTTGAAGGTAAGCAGCGCCAACAGGTTAAGTTTTCCTCTCTGTTGGTCATCGGCGCGGCGGCGATCGCATTTCCGACTATGATTTTAACCATCGGAGTTTGGGGATTTGTCAAGTTTTGGGTCATTCCTTGGTTAGTCTTCCACTTCTGGATGAGTACCTTTACCCTACTTCATCACACCATCGCCGACATTCCCTTTAGAGAACCCGAACAATGGCACGAAGCCGAATCCCAACTATCAGGGACTGTTCACTGCAATTATCCCCGCTGGGTTGAGTTTCTCTGTCACGATATCAACGTTCATATTCCCCACCACGTCACCACCGCAATTCCCTGGTATAACCTCCGTACAGCCTACGCCAGTTTACAGGAAAATTGGGGTGAATATCTCTATCCTGAGTGTGATTTTTCCTGGGGTTTAATGAAGCAAGTTGTTGACCACTGCCATTTGTATGATGAGAATAACAATTATCAGTCAATCTCTGACTACAAAAAGAGTTTAGCGGTCATTGATAATTAA
- the glcD gene encoding glycolate oxidase subunit GlcD: MSSPTVSRNWKPIIKEFAAVVGKRGVIQRREELLVYECDGLTSYRQRPALVVLPRTTEEVAAAVKICDRHNIPWVARGAGTGLSGGALPVTDCVMIVTALMRQILKVDLENQQVVVQPGVINNWVTQTVSGSGFYYAPDPSSQIICSIGGNVAENSGGVHCLKYGVTTNHVLGLKIVTPDGSIVDIGGSIPEMPGYDLTGLFVGSEGTLGVATEITLRILKAPESICVLLADFATIEEAGQSVSDIIGAGIIPGGMEIMDNLSINAVEDVVNTGLYPRDAGAILLVELDGLQVEVDRNKQRVAEICKQNGARNITTANEPEKRLKMWKGRKAAFAAAGHISPDYYVQDGVIPRTQMAYVLKEIAALSEKYGYRIANVFHAGDGNLHPLILYDNSVEGALETVEEIGGEILKICVDVGGSLSGEHGIGEDKKCYMNQMFNEQDLETMQWVRSVFNSKGLANPGKMFPTPRTCGESAKVQNVKKFDGAEVF; the protein is encoded by the coding sequence ATGTCAAGCCCCACCGTCAGCCGGAACTGGAAACCGATAATCAAAGAATTTGCCGCCGTTGTAGGTAAGCGGGGGGTGATTCAGCGACGGGAAGAACTCCTAGTTTATGAATGTGATGGACTAACCAGTTATCGCCAACGTCCCGCTTTGGTGGTCCTTCCCCGCACTACAGAAGAAGTCGCAGCAGCAGTGAAAATATGCGATCGCCATAATATACCCTGGGTAGCGCGAGGGGCGGGAACTGGACTATCAGGAGGTGCATTACCTGTAACTGATTGCGTGATGATTGTCACCGCCTTAATGCGCCAAATTCTGAAAGTAGACCTGGAAAACCAGCAGGTCGTCGTACAACCTGGCGTGATTAATAACTGGGTAACTCAAACCGTCAGCGGTTCAGGATTTTACTACGCCCCCGACCCCTCCAGCCAGATTATCTGTTCCATTGGTGGTAATGTCGCTGAAAATTCCGGTGGTGTTCACTGCTTGAAATATGGAGTCACCACTAACCACGTCCTCGGCTTAAAAATCGTTACCCCTGACGGGTCTATCGTCGATATAGGCGGTTCAATTCCCGAAATGCCAGGATATGACCTGACGGGTTTATTTGTGGGGTCAGAAGGGACCCTAGGCGTGGCTACCGAAATCACCCTCAGAATTCTTAAAGCCCCCGAATCGATTTGTGTGCTGTTGGCAGACTTTGCTACCATTGAAGAAGCTGGGCAATCCGTCTCTGATATTATCGGGGCGGGGATTATTCCTGGTGGTATGGAAATTATGGATAATCTCAGTATTAATGCCGTGGAAGATGTCGTTAATACCGGATTATATCCCCGAGATGCTGGGGCGATTTTATTGGTGGAATTAGATGGTTTGCAGGTGGAGGTAGACCGCAATAAACAGCGGGTGGCAGAGATTTGTAAACAAAATGGCGCGCGGAATATTACTACCGCCAATGAACCCGAAAAACGCTTGAAAATGTGGAAGGGTCGGAAGGCGGCATTTGCGGCGGCGGGTCATATTAGCCCCGATTATTATGTCCAAGATGGGGTGATTCCTCGGACTCAGATGGCTTATGTATTGAAAGAAATTGCCGCTTTGAGCGAAAAGTATGGCTATCGCATTGCCAATGTCTTTCATGCGGGAGATGGGAATTTACATCCTTTGATTCTCTATGATAATTCGGTGGAAGGTGCGTTAGAAACCGTCGAAGAAATTGGCGGCGAAATTTTGAAAATCTGTGTTGATGTGGGGGGGAGTTTGTCCGGGGAACACGGTATTGGGGAAGATAAAAAGTGTTATATGAATCAGATGTTTAATGAACAGGATTTGGAAACTATGCAATGGGTGCGATCGGTTTTTAATTCTAAGGGTTTGGCTAATCCTGGTAAAATGTTCCCTACACCTCGCACCTGTGGAGAATCCGCTAAAGTTCAGAATGTTAAGAAGTTTGATGGGGCTGAGGTTTTTTAA
- the trpD gene encoding anthranilate phosphoribosyltransferase, whose product MTHSAPDADIWPQLLQQLLDHQSLSTDQASMLMEGWLSESIPPVLSGAILVALQTKGVSGEELAGMAKVLQAQSQSGNLPTPGADGLKSKFSLIDTCGTGGDGASTFNISTAVAFVCAAAGVPVAKHGNRSASSKVGSADVLEGLGVNLGAPLEKVRAAVEQVGITFLFAPGWHPAMKAVAPLRRTLKVRTVFNLLGPLVNPLRPVGQVIGVFDPSVLDAIAEALGHLNIERAIVLHGREGLDEAGLADGTDLAILSEGKVMRSLLNPEDLGINAAPISALKGGELADNMEILTQVLQGKGTTPQQDAVALNSSLALQVAGVVPLQEHHQGYSLALDILQSGAAWSKLQELIKFLN is encoded by the coding sequence ATGACTCATTCTGCCCCTGATGCTGATATCTGGCCGCAACTTCTCCAACAACTCCTAGATCATCAGTCCCTTTCCACCGACCAAGCCTCAATGTTAATGGAAGGATGGCTCAGTGAGTCTATCCCCCCTGTCTTATCCGGGGCGATTTTAGTGGCTCTGCAAACCAAAGGAGTATCTGGGGAAGAATTGGCGGGAATGGCGAAAGTATTACAAGCGCAGTCCCAATCAGGAAATTTACCCACCCCCGGCGCAGATGGTTTGAAATCTAAATTTTCCCTAATCGATACCTGTGGAACCGGGGGAGATGGGGCATCGACGTTTAATATTTCTACTGCTGTGGCGTTTGTGTGCGCCGCCGCTGGGGTTCCGGTAGCTAAACATGGGAATCGTTCGGCTTCGAGTAAAGTTGGCTCTGCGGACGTATTAGAGGGGTTAGGAGTGAATTTAGGAGCGCCCCTAGAAAAGGTGAGGGCGGCGGTTGAACAGGTGGGGATTACTTTCCTATTTGCACCGGGTTGGCATCCGGCTATGAAGGCGGTAGCGCCCTTACGTCGAACTCTGAAGGTGCGGACGGTATTTAATCTTTTGGGACCTTTGGTTAATCCTCTGCGTCCGGTAGGGCAAGTTATTGGGGTGTTTGATCCGAGTGTTTTGGATGCGATCGCCGAAGCCCTAGGACATCTTAACATAGAAAGGGCTATTGTCCTCCATGGACGGGAGGGTTTAGACGAGGCGGGTTTAGCGGATGGTACGGATTTAGCTATTCTATCTGAGGGTAAGGTAATGCGATCGCTCCTGAACCCAGAAGATTTAGGCATCAACGCCGCCCCTATTAGCGCCCTGAAGGGGGGAGAACTTGCCGACAATATGGAAATTTTAACCCAGGTGCTACAAGGGAAAGGAACGACCCCCCAACAAGATGCTGTGGCGCTCAATAGTTCCCTAGCTTTACAGGTGGCTGGAGTAGTTCCACTCCAGGAACATCACCAAGGCTATAGCCTGGCGCTGGATATCCTCCAAAGTGGGGCGGCGTGGTCGAAATTACAGGAGTTGATCAAGTTCCTGAACTAG